The following are encoded together in the Raineyella sp. LH-20 genome:
- a CDS encoding energy-coupling factor ABC transporter ATP-binding protein, which translates to MNSATAPIIDVRGAAFHYEDGTEALTEIDLSVRSGEFLALIGTNGSGKTTLSKCLNGILKVTRGSVTVDGRAIGRDTRTSDLIGSIGYVFQNPDHQLFNATIRDEIAYAPRNLGLDEAEVDRRVREAARTAGIGADLFDEHPFFQPKGIRQRIAIASILSLRPKIIIVDEPTTGQDYRQSMEVMTFLKELNEQHGHTIIVITHDMDIVAEFAHRVVAMTAGRVIIDGSTREVLSRADDIARADLMPPVITQVAQSLGDLGVRPDVLDEDEMVAEWERIAAGTGRAELPA; encoded by the coding sequence ATGAACAGCGCCACGGCACCCATCATCGATGTCCGCGGGGCGGCCTTCCACTACGAGGACGGCACCGAGGCGCTGACCGAGATCGACCTGAGCGTACGGTCGGGGGAGTTCCTCGCTCTGATCGGCACCAACGGTAGCGGCAAGACCACCCTGTCGAAGTGCCTCAACGGCATCCTCAAGGTCACCCGCGGCTCGGTCACCGTCGACGGCCGGGCCATCGGGCGCGACACCCGCACGTCGGACCTGATCGGCAGCATCGGTTACGTCTTCCAGAACCCTGACCACCAGCTCTTCAATGCCACGATCCGCGACGAGATCGCGTACGCGCCGCGCAACCTCGGCCTCGACGAGGCGGAGGTGGATCGCCGGGTGCGGGAGGCGGCCCGGACCGCCGGGATCGGTGCGGACCTCTTCGACGAACACCCGTTCTTCCAGCCGAAAGGCATCCGTCAGCGGATCGCGATCGCCTCGATCCTGTCGCTGCGCCCGAAGATCATCATCGTGGACGAGCCCACCACCGGCCAGGACTACCGGCAGTCGATGGAGGTGATGACGTTCCTCAAGGAGCTCAACGAGCAGCACGGCCACACCATCATCGTGATCACCCACGACATGGACATCGTCGCCGAGTTCGCCCATCGGGTGGTCGCGATGACGGCGGGCAGGGTGATCATCGACGGCTCCACCCGCGAGGTGCTGAGCCGTGCCGATGACATCGCCCGGGCCGATCTGATGCCGCCGGTGATCACCCAGGTGGCCCAGTCGCTCGGCGATCTGGGGGTGCGCCCGGACGTCCTGGACGAGGACGAGATGGTCGCGGAGTGGGAACGGATCGCGGCCGGCACCGGCAGGGCGGAGCTGCCGGCATGA
- a CDS encoding type II secretion system F family protein gives MTAPTWILLVALLGAVVGVGCISLLRGMRPAVPTLKDGLALLDTAPVPPAEKDVVGSTPAAPRESLTDRVGRWLATHPLTPLPAAQRRALDARGVAVSDFMSEKAAYALIGAVTPGVVAGCVGFLAGWTPMVPVGVAVAGAVVGWFLPDLTLQRRAPAIREDLAEALFTFFDLVTLERLANRSATQALTAAAAVSDAPLFLQIRAALERARLEQRPPYAHLRALAGHLDLPELADIADVMQLEESGASLTGALRARVRELRDAHLSARKIAAAKVSEQMTVFMVVPSMVFALAFLIPPLLRLTGDGGVP, from the coding sequence GTGACCGCCCCCACCTGGATCCTGCTCGTCGCGCTGCTGGGCGCGGTCGTCGGCGTGGGATGCATCTCTCTGCTCCGCGGGATGCGTCCGGCGGTCCCCACCTTGAAGGACGGCTTGGCACTGCTCGACACCGCTCCCGTCCCCCCGGCGGAGAAGGACGTGGTCGGGTCGACTCCGGCCGCGCCGAGGGAATCCCTGACGGATCGGGTCGGACGATGGTTGGCGACCCATCCGCTCACACCCCTGCCGGCCGCACAGCGTCGGGCCCTCGATGCCCGCGGCGTCGCGGTGAGCGATTTCATGTCGGAGAAGGCCGCGTACGCCCTGATCGGCGCGGTGACGCCCGGCGTCGTCGCCGGCTGCGTCGGGTTCCTCGCCGGCTGGACCCCGATGGTGCCGGTGGGGGTCGCGGTGGCCGGTGCCGTGGTCGGCTGGTTCTTGCCGGACCTCACGCTGCAGCGGCGGGCGCCGGCGATCCGCGAGGACCTGGCGGAAGCGCTGTTCACCTTCTTCGACCTGGTCACCCTGGAGCGACTGGCCAATCGGTCGGCGACGCAGGCGCTCACCGCTGCGGCGGCGGTGTCCGACGCGCCGTTGTTCCTGCAGATCCGTGCGGCGCTGGAGCGGGCCCGGCTGGAGCAGCGCCCTCCGTACGCCCATCTTCGCGCGCTCGCCGGCCACTTGGACCTGCCGGAACTGGCCGACATCGCCGATGTGATGCAACTGGAGGAGTCCGGTGCCTCGCTCACCGGGGCCCTGCGCGCCCGGGTCCGCGAGTTGCGCGACGCCCATCTGAGCGCGCGGAAGATCGCGGCGGCGAAGGTCTCGGAGCAGATGACCGTCTTCATGGTCGTCCCGTCGATGGTGTTCGCCCTCGCCTTCCTCATACCGCCCCTGCTCCGCCTGACCGGCGACGGAGGTGTCCCATGA
- a CDS encoding LysM peptidoglycan-binding domain-containing protein codes for MRTVRGLIALTVLLGSVIAVPWLLLTWGRYPAPGDLTVDRLLLTPDDGRVLLWLVTGIGWVVWLLFTLSVGADLVGILGGRAVRLPGLRWMQLVSGTLLVAVLLMLGVGQRSRPPSVGNDDLTGASQGVAVAVAYAAPPEPVAAQQPEPLLAEPPGGPNNVPERPTDGTESGALDATRSKPVVTDATAMLPETFEYRVQRGDDLWSLAETYLGDGLQWRRIRDLNQALLRHDPDHLEVGWVLTMPLPHPTPSGPPEQTLGAETSVPTAVEAPGRTSAVETDDPAPVESPVVATVPAPGATAEEAPSGPTETAPEETESEAAKTASEAAETASEAAETASEAAASPLDPERERRLLLGGIGALTATTVVAGLAGRRRLQLVQRPVGQVPQRPEQGAERLRSVLAASQVSDDVDVLEWAVHMVARHALRTGTIGGIDRLRVGEAELEFVWDDRPTGLPWAAGSPGPAPEPFVDTGSSWVVSHAEVLADRRASVEEDVLRPWPALVTLGADDEGTYLIDLERWGRLSVQAETAERAGEVLTSQVLDLIASPWSGGARVTVVGDDGGLVDVSGVDHVRHVDALDDIITCWETTAATQQSLVAVADTPVPLLRLDPDFAEAWSPQVLILLADITPAQRRRLNERFGRTHRGPIVLVSEHPGGEATLVVDEAPLRARFEPTGLDLSPQRVARQTRDDVIHLHRVTAPEALVPAPWADEHPDVTPFTAPADIDTTVEEEPPMSDDPRLLLLGPIELEGARGEPPRRAPRQCLEYCAWLLEHPNASSVEMTRALLVAESTRRSNMSRLRGWLGHAADDRPYLPEAYSGRIRLHPAVRSDWQEVQLLLGQGIARTSSATLASILDMVRGAPLADAPPGDWAWAEELRIESACAIRDVAYELADRALEERKLDLAKWAVGRGLVAAPADELLLRQLLVAEHRSGNTREVERLVFTLNKQAHILGIDLLPETVATMQEVLEGRIRGRSASGSRRTAV; via the coding sequence ATGCGGACCGTACGAGGGCTGATCGCCCTGACAGTGCTGCTGGGATCGGTGATCGCCGTGCCTTGGCTGCTCCTCACCTGGGGACGCTACCCGGCGCCGGGCGACCTCACCGTGGATCGGCTCCTGTTGACTCCCGACGACGGGCGGGTGTTGTTGTGGCTGGTGACCGGGATCGGGTGGGTGGTCTGGCTGCTGTTCACCCTGTCCGTCGGCGCGGACCTGGTCGGCATCCTCGGGGGACGCGCCGTACGGCTCCCCGGCCTGCGGTGGATGCAACTGGTGTCCGGGACGCTGCTGGTGGCGGTGCTGCTGATGCTCGGCGTGGGGCAGCGGTCGCGGCCTCCCTCCGTGGGGAACGACGATCTCACGGGCGCATCCCAGGGAGTTGCCGTCGCGGTGGCGTACGCCGCTCCGCCGGAGCCGGTCGCCGCCCAACAGCCGGAACCGCTCCTCGCTGAGCCGCCGGGAGGGCCGAACAACGTCCCGGAGCGGCCGACCGATGGGACGGAGTCGGGGGCTCTGGACGCCACGCGGTCGAAACCGGTCGTGACCGACGCGACAGCGATGCTGCCGGAGACCTTCGAGTACCGGGTGCAGCGCGGTGACGACTTGTGGAGTCTGGCGGAGACCTACCTCGGCGACGGTCTGCAGTGGCGCCGGATCCGTGATCTCAACCAGGCACTCCTGCGCCACGACCCTGACCATCTCGAGGTGGGGTGGGTGCTCACCATGCCGTTGCCCCATCCGACGCCGTCCGGGCCGCCGGAGCAGACCTTGGGGGCTGAGACCTCTGTTCCGACCGCGGTCGAGGCGCCGGGAAGGACCTCGGCGGTGGAGACCGATGACCCTGCCCCGGTGGAATCACCAGTCGTGGCAACGGTGCCGGCCCCCGGCGCGACCGCTGAAGAGGCCCCGTCCGGACCGACGGAGACTGCGCCCGAGGAGACGGAGTCTGAAGCGGCGAAGACGGCGTCCGAAGCGGCGGAGACGGCGTCCGAAGCGGCGGAGACGGCGTCCGAAGCGGCGGCGTCCCCTCTGGACCCCGAGCGGGAGCGGAGGTTGCTCCTGGGCGGCATCGGCGCCCTCACCGCCACCACGGTCGTGGCGGGGCTGGCCGGCCGCCGGCGCCTGCAGCTCGTCCAGCGGCCGGTCGGGCAGGTCCCGCAGCGTCCCGAACAGGGCGCCGAACGTCTTCGCAGCGTTCTGGCGGCCAGCCAGGTCTCCGATGACGTCGACGTGCTGGAGTGGGCTGTCCACATGGTGGCTCGCCACGCGCTGCGGACCGGAACGATCGGCGGTATCGATCGCTTGCGGGTCGGCGAAGCCGAACTGGAATTCGTCTGGGACGACCGACCGACCGGATTGCCCTGGGCTGCCGGATCGCCGGGTCCTGCTCCGGAGCCGTTCGTCGACACGGGGTCGTCCTGGGTGGTGTCCCACGCCGAGGTGCTGGCCGATCGTCGAGCCTCGGTCGAGGAGGACGTGCTGCGCCCGTGGCCCGCCCTGGTCACCCTCGGCGCGGACGACGAGGGCACCTACCTGATCGACCTCGAACGGTGGGGTCGCCTGAGCGTGCAGGCCGAAACGGCCGAGCGTGCCGGCGAGGTCCTCACCTCCCAGGTCCTGGATCTGATCGCCAGTCCCTGGTCAGGCGGGGCCCGGGTCACCGTGGTGGGCGACGACGGCGGTCTGGTCGACGTCAGCGGGGTCGACCACGTACGCCACGTCGATGCACTCGACGACATCATCACCTGCTGGGAGACCACCGCGGCCACCCAGCAGTCCCTGGTCGCCGTCGCTGACACCCCGGTGCCCTTACTGCGACTGGATCCCGACTTCGCGGAGGCCTGGTCGCCGCAGGTCCTCATCCTTCTGGCGGACATCACCCCCGCACAGCGGCGCCGACTCAACGAACGGTTCGGCCGCACCCACCGAGGACCGATCGTCCTCGTCTCCGAACACCCCGGTGGCGAGGCGACGCTGGTCGTCGACGAGGCGCCGCTGCGGGCACGGTTCGAACCCACCGGACTCGACCTGAGCCCGCAGCGGGTCGCCCGCCAGACCCGGGACGACGTGATCCACCTGCACCGGGTCACCGCCCCCGAAGCGCTCGTCCCCGCGCCATGGGCCGACGAGCACCCGGATGTCACGCCGTTCACTGCGCCGGCCGACATCGACACCACCGTCGAGGAGGAGCCTCCGATGTCAGACGATCCGAGGCTCCTGCTGCTGGGCCCGATCGAGCTCGAGGGCGCCCGAGGGGAACCGCCGAGACGAGCGCCGCGCCAGTGCCTCGAGTACTGCGCCTGGCTCCTGGAACACCCGAACGCCAGCTCGGTGGAGATGACCCGCGCGCTGCTGGTGGCGGAGAGCACGCGCCGGTCCAACATGAGCCGGTTGCGCGGTTGGCTGGGCCACGCCGCCGACGACCGGCCGTACCTTCCGGAGGCCTACTCGGGCCGGATCCGGCTGCACCCGGCGGTGCGATCCGACTGGCAGGAGGTACAACTCCTGCTCGGGCAAGGGATCGCCCGGACCAGCAGTGCCACACTGGCCTCGATCCTCGACATGGTCCGGGGCGCCCCGCTCGCCGACGCCCCGCCCGGTGACTGGGCCTGGGCCGAGGAGCTGCGGATCGAGTCCGCCTGCGCCATCCGTGACGTGGCCTACGAACTCGCCGATCGAGCGTTGGAGGAGAGGAAGCTCGACCTCGCCAAGTGGGCGGTCGGCCGAGGTCTGGTGGCCGCCCCGGCCGACGAACTGCTGCTGCGCCAGTTGCTGGTCGCCGAGCACCGGTCGGGCAACACCCGCGAGGTGGAACGGTTGGTGTTCACGCTGAACAAGCAGGCGCACATCCTCGGTATCGATCTGCTCCCCGAGACCGTCGCCACGATGCAGGAGGTCCTGGAGGGACGGATCAGAGGCCGATCGGCCAGTGGGTCGCGGCGGACGGCGGTCTAG
- a CDS encoding TadE/TadG family type IV pilus assembly protein — MLWPLVMLLVLGTVQLGVWWHARLTLGAAAATAADLLSVEGTSPTSAEAAAQRVAAAGGVESVTVSASRGPRQVDVVVRGTAPLVIDLGLSRLEVSAAAPREVAR; from the coding sequence CTGCTGTGGCCGCTGGTGATGCTGCTCGTGCTCGGCACTGTGCAACTGGGTGTCTGGTGGCATGCTCGCCTCACTCTCGGCGCCGCGGCCGCCACCGCCGCCGACCTGCTGAGTGTCGAGGGGACGAGTCCCACGTCGGCAGAAGCAGCAGCCCAGCGTGTGGCGGCCGCCGGCGGCGTCGAGTCCGTCACGGTCAGCGCCAGCCGTGGGCCACGACAGGTCGACGTCGTGGTGCGCGGCACCGCCCCGCTGGTCATCGATCTGGGCCTGTCCCGACTCGAGGTCAGCGCCGCCGCTCCGCGGGAGGTGGCACGATGA
- a CDS encoding TadE/TadG family type IV pilus assembly protein has translation MTTRSRSDRGAVALELVLLVPVLMMLVGLVVGSARIWTARATVDEAAHRGARTATVLSDARSAVGAAEAAARANLVDVPCRESTVSVDASALHRPPGTPGTVGVTVGCTVTFSDLVLPGLPGELTLQANAASAVDRYRGR, from the coding sequence ATGACGACGCGGTCGCGGTCGGATCGTGGTGCCGTAGCCCTCGAACTGGTCCTCCTGGTGCCGGTGCTGATGATGCTGGTCGGGTTGGTCGTCGGCAGCGCCCGGATCTGGACCGCCCGGGCGACGGTCGACGAGGCCGCCCACCGTGGCGCCAGGACTGCCACCGTGCTCTCCGACGCCCGCAGCGCTGTCGGGGCGGCCGAGGCTGCCGCCCGGGCCAATCTCGTCGACGTGCCCTGTCGGGAGTCGACGGTGAGCGTCGACGCGTCTGCCCTGCATCGCCCGCCGGGGACGCCGGGAACGGTCGGGGTGACGGTCGGCTGCACCGTGACGTTCAGCGATCTGGTGCTGCCGGGCCTGCCGGGCGAGCTGACCCTGCAAGCGAACGCGGCCAGTGCCGTGGACCGATATCGGGGGCGATGA
- a CDS encoding CpaF/VirB11 family protein — MTDHLPLDQVPLWGRRPVTDVVDRTFEGDNLPRPSLAYETVAGLDTAPDARPGGPTTVDWGVVVTLRRQAAAEISDRVQHHHDQYGRTMPEADRRLMGRAVIRQVVRAYAEQLQAAGTALWDLDDEEAYVRAVSSAVFGYGRLQPLFEIPTAENVELHGWDSVVIQYGDGHREEHPPVADSDEELVEAIRFLGEQARPSRPFDDAHPSMTLALGDRFRLHAIGFGLSFRPAITIRQHLLTDVTLPDLVAGGMLPEELARHLHAAVMARRSLVISGDQGAGKTTLLRALIAAIPANERFGTLETDYELLTHLLPHRRNMVALQARVGQGEVVGGRRVGEVTVADLVPEALRQNLSRIVVGEVRGAEAGAMFEAMQSGAGTMSTTHSHSAASTMDRLAGRVAQGGVLTVEEAYRQIAHNIDLFVHLRLIDDTWRGGTRRRLVSEVRQVTGALENGRPVTHLLYNALPTALTPAVFDPEPSLGAELERYRSAWPGVR, encoded by the coding sequence ATGACCGACCACCTCCCGCTGGACCAGGTCCCGTTGTGGGGCCGACGTCCCGTCACCGACGTGGTCGACCGGACGTTCGAGGGCGACAACCTTCCCCGTCCGAGCCTCGCTTACGAGACTGTCGCAGGGCTCGACACCGCCCCCGACGCCCGTCCGGGCGGTCCGACCACGGTCGACTGGGGTGTCGTGGTGACGCTGCGTCGGCAGGCCGCCGCCGAGATCAGCGACCGGGTGCAGCACCACCACGACCAGTACGGTCGGACGATGCCCGAGGCCGACCGTCGGCTGATGGGGCGCGCCGTGATCCGTCAGGTGGTCCGGGCCTACGCCGAACAGCTCCAGGCTGCGGGGACCGCCCTGTGGGACCTCGACGACGAGGAGGCGTACGTCCGCGCGGTGTCCAGCGCGGTCTTCGGCTACGGCCGACTCCAGCCGCTGTTCGAGATCCCGACGGCCGAGAACGTGGAGTTGCATGGCTGGGACTCCGTCGTCATCCAGTACGGCGACGGCCACCGGGAAGAGCACCCGCCCGTCGCCGACTCCGACGAGGAGCTTGTCGAGGCGATCCGGTTCCTCGGTGAGCAGGCGCGTCCTAGCCGCCCGTTCGACGACGCTCACCCCAGCATGACGCTGGCTCTCGGTGACCGCTTCCGCCTCCACGCGATCGGCTTCGGCCTGTCCTTCCGCCCGGCGATCACGATCCGCCAGCACCTGCTCACCGACGTCACACTGCCGGACCTGGTGGCCGGCGGCATGCTGCCGGAGGAGCTGGCCCGGCATCTGCACGCCGCGGTGATGGCGCGCCGTTCGCTCGTCATCTCGGGTGACCAGGGCGCCGGCAAGACGACCCTGCTGCGGGCGCTGATCGCGGCAATCCCGGCCAACGAGCGCTTCGGCACGTTGGAGACCGACTACGAACTGCTCACCCACCTGCTGCCGCACCGACGCAACATGGTCGCGCTGCAGGCCCGCGTCGGCCAGGGGGAGGTGGTCGGCGGGCGCCGAGTCGGCGAGGTGACCGTCGCCGACCTGGTGCCCGAGGCATTGCGGCAGAACCTGTCCAGGATCGTTGTGGGTGAGGTGCGCGGGGCCGAAGCGGGCGCGATGTTCGAGGCGATGCAGTCCGGCGCCGGGACGATGAGCACGACCCACTCGCATTCCGCAGCCTCGACGATGGATCGACTCGCCGGCCGGGTGGCTCAGGGCGGAGTGCTCACCGTCGAGGAGGCCTATCGCCAGATCGCGCACAACATCGACCTTTTCGTGCACCTGCGGCTGATCGACGACACCTGGCGTGGAGGGACCCGGCGACGTCTGGTCAGTGAGGTACGTCAGGTGACCGGTGCCCTCGAGAACGGGCGGCCGGTGACCCATCTCCTCTACAACGCCCTGCCGACCGCGCTGACACCGGCGGTCTTCGATCCCGAGCCGTCCCTCGGTGCCGAACTCGAGCGTTACCGCTCGGCCTGGCCAGGTGTCCGATGA
- a CDS encoding SAF domain-containing protein, which produces MRRRRPRWILAGVLAMVIGALGSVVLWTRVADTSSVLRLNRTVYRGEIIQARDLSPVTVGRLNGLDVVPADAVDTVVGKPARTDIAAGGLLTTASVGPADLPAGTAVVGLRLDEGRVPRIPLEPGSSVVLVEAASDQTGAKGGARAFRAEIHRPVETSSDQVAVLVDVAVARRDAEEVARLAAADRIVLVRGS; this is translated from the coding sequence GTGCGTCGGCGCCGGCCACGCTGGATCCTCGCCGGCGTGCTCGCCATGGTGATCGGCGCCCTGGGATCGGTGGTGCTCTGGACCCGGGTGGCTGACACGTCGTCGGTGCTCCGGCTCAACCGGACCGTCTACCGCGGCGAGATCATCCAGGCCCGGGATCTCAGCCCGGTCACCGTCGGCCGACTCAACGGTCTCGACGTGGTGCCCGCGGACGCGGTCGACACGGTGGTCGGCAAGCCCGCCCGGACCGACATCGCAGCAGGCGGTCTGCTGACCACCGCCTCCGTGGGCCCGGCGGACCTCCCGGCCGGCACCGCAGTGGTCGGGCTTCGGTTGGACGAGGGCCGAGTGCCACGGATCCCCCTCGAGCCGGGGTCGTCGGTGGTGCTGGTGGAAGCGGCCTCCGACCAGACCGGCGCCAAAGGTGGGGCCCGGGCGTTCCGTGCGGAGATCCATCGCCCTGTCGAGACCAGCTCCGACCAGGTGGCCGTGCTGGTCGACGTCGCGGTCGCCCGACGTGATGCCGAAGAGGTCGCGCGGCTGGCCGCAGCGGACCGGATCGTCCTGGTGCGGGGAAGCTGA
- a CDS encoding type II secretion system F family protein: MTALMALCGALLAAGLWLVVAGLIPGDVPATGRPVTRAAGRTAAQSLPEQWAALTRRPPGRAGRRRDARLLAGVLGGLVAYALTGWVVWLVIVPLTVIALPYLLADPPALTIERLGALDRWVHSLVATLPTGQSIGDAIRTSRRTAPASLAPYLDRVIRRLDQRWTVRDALREMADALAVPEADAVLAALGLAAHRGGTGATATLEALSGSLQQTLAALREIEAERAKPRIVVRQVTAITLGMLAIALVFGRDFFAPYATGVGQVLLLGLVAAYLGSLAMLRRLTRPRPRQRILAGGPS, from the coding sequence ATGACGGCCCTGATGGCGTTGTGCGGCGCGCTGCTCGCCGCCGGCCTGTGGCTGGTCGTCGCGGGCCTCATCCCGGGTGACGTGCCCGCGACAGGTCGACCCGTCACCCGCGCTGCCGGCCGGACGGCGGCGCAGAGCCTGCCCGAGCAGTGGGCGGCGCTCACCCGGCGTCCACCGGGAAGGGCCGGGCGACGTCGTGACGCCCGCCTGCTGGCCGGAGTCCTGGGCGGCTTGGTGGCGTACGCACTCACCGGGTGGGTCGTCTGGCTGGTGATCGTCCCGTTGACAGTGATCGCCCTGCCCTACCTCCTCGCCGACCCGCCGGCGCTCACCATCGAGCGGCTCGGTGCGCTGGACCGGTGGGTGCACAGCCTGGTGGCGACCCTGCCGACCGGTCAGTCGATCGGCGATGCCATCCGGACGTCGCGACGAACCGCCCCGGCCTCGTTGGCCCCGTACCTCGATCGGGTCATCCGCCGCCTCGACCAGCGCTGGACCGTCCGCGACGCGCTGCGCGAGATGGCCGATGCGCTGGCTGTCCCGGAGGCGGACGCCGTCCTCGCGGCCCTCGGGCTGGCGGCGCACCGGGGTGGTACCGGCGCGACGGCGACACTCGAGGCGCTGTCCGGATCACTCCAGCAGACCTTGGCGGCCCTGCGCGAGATCGAGGCAGAACGCGCGAAGCCGCGCATCGTCGTCCGTCAGGTCACGGCGATCACCCTCGGCATGCTGGCGATCGCCCTGGTGTTCGGCCGGGACTTCTTCGCCCCGTACGCCACCGGGGTCGGCCAGGTGCTGCTGCTCGGACTGGTCGCTGCCTACCTCGGTTCGCTGGCGATGTTACGGCGGCTGACCCGGCCACGACCTCGCCAGCGGATCCTTGCGGGAGGTCCGTCGTGA
- a CDS encoding aspartate/glutamate racemase family protein encodes MTRILVINPNCSETMTATIRRSATGAAPADTELEVVSTPGAPAAIDTPEEERAAVTAMLASPAIPTGAGTPDVVVVACFGDPGVEEIGERTAVPVIGIARTTLDHAAATYGTFGILAASEEAVGLMTDLVDRYRLSSACVGVGAIGVGVAALDADLWGHWDRITQAAERLVASGAACLCLGCSGLGPVAERLSAAVGRPVLDPVSIAVRHAVSFGAAGTCARRNIHQGPPVRHLTAPGDSVLSLRD; translated from the coding sequence ATGACCCGCATCCTGGTGATCAACCCCAACTGCAGCGAGACGATGACGGCCACGATCCGACGGTCGGCGACCGGCGCCGCACCGGCGGACACCGAGCTGGAGGTGGTGAGCACTCCCGGTGCGCCGGCGGCGATCGACACGCCGGAGGAGGAGCGGGCAGCCGTCACCGCGATGCTCGCCTCCCCGGCCATCCCGACCGGCGCGGGGACACCGGACGTCGTGGTCGTCGCCTGCTTCGGCGATCCCGGTGTCGAGGAGATCGGTGAGCGGACCGCGGTGCCGGTGATCGGTATTGCCCGGACGACACTGGACCATGCGGCGGCGACCTACGGGACCTTCGGCATCCTGGCCGCCTCCGAGGAGGCCGTCGGCCTGATGACGGACCTGGTCGACCGCTACCGGCTCAGCTCGGCATGTGTCGGCGTGGGGGCGATCGGCGTGGGGGTGGCCGCGCTGGACGCCGACCTGTGGGGGCACTGGGACAGGATCACGCAGGCGGCCGAGCGGTTGGTGGCGTCGGGCGCGGCCTGCCTCTGCCTCGGCTGCTCCGGGCTCGGGCCGGTGGCCGAGCGGCTGTCCGCCGCGGTCGGTCGCCCGGTCCTGGATCCGGTGTCGATCGCGGTCCGACACGCTGTGTCCTTCGGAGCTGCCGGAACATGTGCCCGCCGGAACATACACCAGGGGCCGCCGGTACGACACCTGACGGCCCCTGGGGATTCTGTGCTCTCGCTACGAGATTGA
- the hydA gene encoding dihydropyrimidinase: MSELIAFVGGEIADESGSRPADVLVRDGVIVGVGMSDAWNLTAARIVDCTGRVLLPGGIDVHTHMESGSFEQRTSDDFFTGTRAAAVGGTTTIIDYASQLPGLTVSESVARHAGSAAGKAVIDFGLHAAVTRLYDGFDKEFRTLAGDGITSVKTYMAYRGTLMIDDGELFRVLSRAGSAGMQVCVHAENGDIIDVLAADLVARGVRGPEGHLLSRPPSTESEAVARAIRISRMAEAPLYFVHMSTSESVDLIGEARVGGWPIGGETCTHYLSLGPDEYYRPDFGGARAVLTPPLREEPHRNALWRGLSSGVLGIVSSDHCPYCFATQKTDGRDDFRKIPNGGPGVEHRMLVTYSEGVHGGRIDLGRFVSITAAEPARRFGLYPRKGVLAPGSDADIVVLDPAGTTHISAASQLQNIDYTLWEDVTAHGRFDQVWSRGELVAEQGRPTEAGNRAGRGRFLLRATVG, from the coding sequence ATGAGTGAGCTGATCGCCTTCGTCGGCGGGGAGATCGCCGACGAGTCCGGCAGCCGTCCCGCGGACGTCCTCGTTCGCGACGGGGTCATCGTCGGTGTCGGGATGTCCGACGCCTGGAACCTCACCGCCGCGCGGATCGTCGACTGCACCGGGCGGGTGCTGCTGCCGGGCGGCATCGACGTGCACACCCACATGGAGTCCGGCTCGTTCGAGCAGCGGACGTCCGACGACTTCTTCACCGGGACCCGGGCCGCCGCGGTCGGGGGCACCACCACGATCATCGACTATGCCTCGCAGTTGCCGGGGCTGACGGTGTCCGAGTCCGTCGCTCGACACGCCGGGTCGGCCGCCGGGAAGGCCGTCATCGATTTCGGCCTGCATGCCGCCGTCACCCGGCTCTACGACGGCTTCGACAAGGAGTTCCGTACGCTCGCCGGCGACGGGATCACCAGCGTCAAGACGTACATGGCCTATCGGGGCACCCTGATGATCGACGACGGCGAACTGTTCCGGGTGCTGTCCCGGGCCGGTTCGGCCGGCATGCAGGTGTGCGTCCATGCGGAGAACGGCGACATCATCGACGTCCTGGCGGCCGACCTCGTCGCCCGAGGCGTACGAGGCCCGGAGGGCCACCTGCTGTCCCGACCGCCGTCGACCGAGTCGGAGGCGGTCGCCCGCGCGATCCGGATCTCGCGGATGGCCGAGGCGCCGCTCTACTTCGTGCACATGTCGACCTCGGAGTCGGTCGACCTGATCGGTGAGGCGCGGGTCGGCGGGTGGCCGATCGGCGGCGAGACCTGCACGCATTACCTGTCTTTGGGGCCCGACGAGTACTACCGGCCCGACTTCGGCGGCGCCAGGGCCGTCCTCACGCCGCCGCTGCGCGAGGAGCCGCACCGCAACGCCCTGTGGCGGGGACTGTCGTCCGGGGTGCTCGGCATCGTCAGCTCCGACCACTGCCCATACTGTTTCGCCACCCAGAAGACCGACGGGCGCGACGACTTCCGGAAGATCCCCAACGGAGGGCCCGGGGTGGAGCACCGGATGCTGGTGACGTATTCCGAGGGCGTGCACGGGGGACGGATCGACCTGGGCAGGTTCGTCTCGATCACCGCCGCCGAACCGGCCAGGCGGTTCGGGCTCTACCCTCGCAAGGGTGTGCTGGCACCCGGGTCGGACGCCGATATCGTCGTCCTCGACCCCGCGGGCACCACCCACATCTCTGCCGCGTCGCAGCTCCAGAACATCGACTACACGCTGTGGGAGGACGTGACCGCACACGGCCGATTCGACCAGGTCTGGTCGCGCGGCGAACTGGTCGCCGAGCAGGGGCGCCCGACCGAGGCCGGCAACCGTGCCGGGCGAGGGCGCTTCCTCCTCCGCGCCACCGTCGGCTGA